One part of the Arabidopsis thaliana chromosome 1 sequence genome encodes these proteins:
- the ATSBT5.2 gene encoding Subtilisin-like serine endopeptidase family protein (ATSBT5.2; FUNCTIONS IN: identical protein binding, serine-type endopeptidase activity; INVOLVED IN: proteolysis, negative regulation of catalytic activity; LOCATED IN: apoplast; EXPRESSED IN: 24 plant structures; EXPRESSED DURING: 12 growth stages; CONTAINS InterPro DOMAIN/s: Protease-associated PA (InterPro:IPR003137), Proteinase inhibitor, propeptide (InterPro:IPR009020), Peptidase S8/S53, subtilisin/kexin/sedolisin (InterPro:IPR000209), Peptidase S8, subtilisin-related (InterPro:IPR015500), Proteinase inhibitor I9, subtilisin propeptide (InterPro:IPR010259), Peptidase S8/S53, subtilisin, active site (InterPro:IPR022398); BEST Arabidopsis thaliana protein match is: Subtilisin-like serine endopeptidase family protein (TAIR:AT1G20150.1); Has 8668 Blast hits to 7419 proteins in 1217 species: Archae - 260; Bacteria - 4948; Metazoa - 184; Fungi - 671; Plants - 1928; Viruses - 0; Other Eukaryotes - 677 (source: NCBI BLink).), which translates to MKGITFFTPFLSFLYLLCILFMTETEAGSRNGDGVYIVYMGSASSAANANRAQILINTMFKRRANDLLHTYKHGFSGFAARLTAEEAKVIAKKPGVVSVFPDPHFQLHTTHSWDFLKYQTSVKVDSGPPSSASDGSYDSIVGILDTGIWPESESFNDKDMGPIPSRWKGTCMEAKDFKSSNCNRKIIGARYYKNPDDDSEYYTTRDVIGHGSHVSSTIAGSAVENASYYGVASGTAKGGSQNARIAMYKVCNPGGCTGSSILAAFDDAIADGVDVLSLSLGAPAYARIDLNTDPIAIGAFHAVEQGILVICSAGNDGPDGGTVTNTAPWIMTVAANTIDRDFESDVVLGGNKVIKGEGIHFSNVSKSPVYPLIHGKSAKSADASEGSARACDSDSLDQEKVKGKIVLCENVGGSYYASSARDEVKSKGGTGCVFVDDRTRAVASAYGSFPTTVIDSKEAAEIFSYLNSTKDPVATILPTATVEKFTPAPAVAYFSSRGPSSLTRSILKPDITAPGVSILAAWTGNDSSISLEGKPASQYNVISGTSMAAPHVSAVASLIKSQHPTWGPSAIRSAIMTTATQTNNDKGLITTETGATATPYDSGAGELSSTASMQPGLVYETTETDYLNFLCYYGYNVTTIKAMSKAFPENFTCPADSNLDLISTINYPSIGISGFKGNGSKTVTRTVTNVGEDGEAVYTVSVETPPGFNIQVTPEKLQFTKDGEKLTYQVIVSATASLKQDVFGALTWSNAKYKVRSPIVISSESSRTN; encoded by the exons ATGAAAGGCATTACATTCTTCACACCCTTTTTATCATTTCTATATCTCTTATGCATCTTGTTTATGACAGAAACTGAAGCTGGGTCGAGAAATGGTGATGGGGTCTACATTGTCTACATGGGATCAGCTTCCTCTGCTGCAAACGCTAATAGAGCTCAAATACTCATAAACACCATGTTTAAAAG gAGAGCAAACGATCTTCTCCACACATATAAGCATGGCTTCTCAGGTTTTGCAGCTCGTTTGACAGCAGAAGAGGCCAAGGTCATAGCCAAGAAACCGGGAGTGGTTTCAGTTTTTCCTGACCCACACTTCCAGCTTCATACAACTCATTCATGGGACTTTCTCAAGTACCAAACATCAGTAAAGGTCGATTCCGGTCCACCTTCATCAGCCTCAGATGGATCATATGATAGCATTGTCGGAATTCTTGACACAG gGATATGGCCAGAGTCAGAGAGTTTCAATGACAAAGACATGGGTCCAATTCCGTCTCGGTGGAAAGGTACATGCATGGAAGCAAAGGACTTCAAGTCTTCCAACTGTAACAG AAAGATCATTGGAGCAAGATACTACAAAAATCCTGATGATGATTCAGAATACTATACCACAAGGGATGTCATCGGTCACGGTTCTCATGTGTCCTCCACCATAGCTGGATCTGCCGTGGAGAATGCTTCCTACTATGGTGTAGCTTCCGGGACTGCAAAGGGAGGTTCACAAAACGCTAGAATCGCTATGTACAAAGTATGCAATCCAGGGGGATGCACTGGCTCCTCTATCTTAGCTGCTTTCGATGATGCAATCGCAGATGGAGTTGATGTTCTATCTCTGTCTCTTGGAGCTCCAGCATACGCTCGCATCGACTTGAACACTGATCCTATTGCCATTGGAGCGTTTCACGCGGTGGAGCAAGGAATCTTGGTGATCTGCTCTGCGGGTAATGATGGACCTGATGGCGGTACAGTTACTAATACTGCACCTTGGATAATGACCGTTGCTGCCAACACTATTGATAGAGACTTTGAGTCTGATGTTGTACTAGGCGGCAATAAAGTCATCAAG GGTGAAGGTATACACTTTTCAAACGTTAGTAAATCTCCTGTGTATCCTCTGATTCATGGCAAGTCTGCTAAGAGCGCTGATGCATCAGAAGGATCAGCcag GGCCTGTGACTCTGATTCTCTAGATCAAGAGAAGGTAAAAGGGAAGATTGTGTTATGCGAGAACGTTGGTGGATCATATTATGCATCATCCGCTAGGGACGAGGTGAAGAGCAAAGGAGGTACTGGTTGCGTCTTTGTAGATGACAGAACTAGAGCAGTTGCTAGTGCTTATGGTAGCTTTCCTACTACCGTAATTGACTCAAAGGAAGCAGCTGAGATCTTCTCCTACCTCAACTCAACCAA AGATCCTGTTGCAACAATTCTTCCCACTGCAACAGTTGAAAAGTTCACACCTGCCCCTGCTGTtgcatatttttcttccaGAGGACCTTCAAGCCTCACAAGAAGCATTCTCAAA CCTGACATTACCGCACCAGGAGTCTCGATACTCGCTGCATGGACTGGAAACGACTCAAGCATTTCACTGGAAGGCAAGCCGGCTTCTCAGTATAACGTCATATCAGGAACTTCCATGGCAGCTCCTCATGTTTCAGCTGTTGCATCTCTGATCAAATCACAGCATCCCACATGGGGTCCATCCGCGATCAGATCAGCAATTATGACAACAG CGACTCAAACAAACAACGACAAAGGTCTTATAACAACAGAAACTGGTGCAACAGCCACACCTTATGACTCTGGAGCAGGAGAACTAAGCTCAACAGCATCAATGCAACCAGGACTAGTTTACGAGACTACTGAAACTGACTACCTGAACTTTCTCTGTTACTATGGATATAACGTAACCACAATAAAGGCTATGTCAAAAGCTTTTCCAGAGAATTTTACTTGCCCTGCAGATTCCAACTTAGACTTGATCTCCACCATCAATTACCCGTCAATTGGAATCTCTGGATTCAAAGGAAATGGTAGCAAGACAGTTACAAGAACAGTGACCAATGTTGGTGAGGACGGTGAGGCGGTTTACACAGTCAGCGTGGAAACACCACCAGGGTTTAACATTCAAGTGACGCCAGAAAAACTCCAATTTACAAAAGATGGTGAGAAGTTGACATACCAGGTGATAGTGTCTGCTACTGCTTCACTTAAGCAAGATGTATTTGGGGCTCTTACTTGGTCTAATGCCAAGTACAAGGTCAGAAGCCCAATTGTAATTAGTAGCGAGAGTAGCCGCACAAACTGA
- the ATSBT5.2 gene encoding Subtilisin-like serine endopeptidase family protein, translating to MKGITFFTPFLSFLYLLCILFMTETEAGSRNGDGVYIVYMGSASSAANANRAQILINTMFKRRANDLLHTYKHGFSGFAARLTAEEAKVIAKKPGVVSVFPDPHFQLHTTHSWDFLKYQTSVKVDSGPPSSASDGSYDSIVGILDTGIWPESESFNDKDMGPIPSRWKGTCMEAKDFKSSNCNRKIIGARYYKNPDDDSEYYTTRDVIGHGSHVSSTIAGSAVENASYYGVASGTAKGGSQNARIAMYKVCNPGGCTGSSILAAFDDAIADGVDVLSLSLGAPAYARIDLNTDPIAIGAFHAVEQGILVICSAGNDGPDGGTVTNTAPWIMTVAANTIDRDFESDVVLGGNKVIKGEGIHFSNVSKSPVYPLIHGKSAKSADASEGSARACDSDSLDQEKVKGKIVLCENVGGSYYASSARDEVKSKGGTGCVFVDDRTRAVASAYGSFPTTVIDSKEAAEIFSYLNSTKDPVATILPTATVEKFTPAPAVAYFSSRGPSSLTRSILKESRYSLHGLETTQAFHWKASRLLSITSYQELPWQLLMFQLLHL from the exons ATGAAAGGCATTACATTCTTCACACCCTTTTTATCATTTCTATATCTCTTATGCATCTTGTTTATGACAGAAACTGAAGCTGGGTCGAGAAATGGTGATGGGGTCTACATTGTCTACATGGGATCAGCTTCCTCTGCTGCAAACGCTAATAGAGCTCAAATACTCATAAACACCATGTTTAAAAG gAGAGCAAACGATCTTCTCCACACATATAAGCATGGCTTCTCAGGTTTTGCAGCTCGTTTGACAGCAGAAGAGGCCAAGGTCATAGCCAAGAAACCGGGAGTGGTTTCAGTTTTTCCTGACCCACACTTCCAGCTTCATACAACTCATTCATGGGACTTTCTCAAGTACCAAACATCAGTAAAGGTCGATTCCGGTCCACCTTCATCAGCCTCAGATGGATCATATGATAGCATTGTCGGAATTCTTGACACAG gGATATGGCCAGAGTCAGAGAGTTTCAATGACAAAGACATGGGTCCAATTCCGTCTCGGTGGAAAGGTACATGCATGGAAGCAAAGGACTTCAAGTCTTCCAACTGTAACAG AAAGATCATTGGAGCAAGATACTACAAAAATCCTGATGATGATTCAGAATACTATACCACAAGGGATGTCATCGGTCACGGTTCTCATGTGTCCTCCACCATAGCTGGATCTGCCGTGGAGAATGCTTCCTACTATGGTGTAGCTTCCGGGACTGCAAAGGGAGGTTCACAAAACGCTAGAATCGCTATGTACAAAGTATGCAATCCAGGGGGATGCACTGGCTCCTCTATCTTAGCTGCTTTCGATGATGCAATCGCAGATGGAGTTGATGTTCTATCTCTGTCTCTTGGAGCTCCAGCATACGCTCGCATCGACTTGAACACTGATCCTATTGCCATTGGAGCGTTTCACGCGGTGGAGCAAGGAATCTTGGTGATCTGCTCTGCGGGTAATGATGGACCTGATGGCGGTACAGTTACTAATACTGCACCTTGGATAATGACCGTTGCTGCCAACACTATTGATAGAGACTTTGAGTCTGATGTTGTACTAGGCGGCAATAAAGTCATCAAG GGTGAAGGTATACACTTTTCAAACGTTAGTAAATCTCCTGTGTATCCTCTGATTCATGGCAAGTCTGCTAAGAGCGCTGATGCATCAGAAGGATCAGCcag GGCCTGTGACTCTGATTCTCTAGATCAAGAGAAGGTAAAAGGGAAGATTGTGTTATGCGAGAACGTTGGTGGATCATATTATGCATCATCCGCTAGGGACGAGGTGAAGAGCAAAGGAGGTACTGGTTGCGTCTTTGTAGATGACAGAACTAGAGCAGTTGCTAGTGCTTATGGTAGCTTTCCTACTACCGTAATTGACTCAAAGGAAGCAGCTGAGATCTTCTCCTACCTCAACTCAACCAA AGATCCTGTTGCAACAATTCTTCCCACTGCAACAGTTGAAAAGTTCACACCTGCCCCTGCTGTtgcatatttttcttccaGAGGACCTTCAAGCCTCACAAGAAGCATTCTCAAA GAGTCTCGATACTCGCTGCATGGACTGGAAACGACTCAAGCATTTCACTGGAAGGCAAGCCGGCTTCTCAGTATAACGTCATATCAGGAACTTCCATGGCAGCTCCTCATGTTTCAGCTGTTGCATCTCTGA
- the ATSBT5.2 gene encoding Subtilisin-like serine endopeptidase family protein (ATSBT5.2; FUNCTIONS IN: identical protein binding, serine-type endopeptidase activity; INVOLVED IN: proteolysis, negative regulation of catalytic activity; LOCATED IN: apoplast; EXPRESSED IN: 24 plant structures; EXPRESSED DURING: 12 growth stages; CONTAINS InterPro DOMAIN/s: Protease-associated PA (InterPro:IPR003137), Peptidase S8/S53, subtilisin/kexin/sedolisin (InterPro:IPR000209), Peptidase S8, subtilisin-related (InterPro:IPR015500), Proteinase inhibitor I9, subtilisin propeptide (InterPro:IPR010259), Peptidase S8/S53, subtilisin, active site (InterPro:IPR022398); BEST Arabidopsis thaliana protein match is: Subtilisin-like serine endopeptidase family protein (TAIR:AT1G20150.1); Has 35333 Blast hits to 34131 proteins in 2444 species: Archae - 798; Bacteria - 22429; Metazoa - 974; Fungi - 991; Plants - 531; Viruses - 0; Other Eukaryotes - 9610 (source: NCBI BLink).) yields MGSASSAANANRAQILINTMFKRRANDLLHTYKHGFSGFAARLTAEEAKVIAKKPGVVSVFPDPHFQLHTTHSWDFLKYQTSVKVDSGPPSSASDGSYDSIVGILDTGIWPESESFNDKDMGPIPSRWKGTCMEAKDFKSSNCNRKIIGARYYKNPDDDSEYYTTRDVIGHGSHVSSTIAGSAVENASYYGVASGTAKGGSQNARIAMYKVCNPGGCTGSSILAAFDDAIADGVDVLSLSLGAPAYARIDLNTDPIAIGAFHAVEQGILVICSAGNDGPDGGTVTNTAPWIMTVAANTIDRDFESDVVLGGNKVIKGEGIHFSNVSKSPVYPLIHGKSAKSADASEGSARACDSDSLDQEKVKGKIVLCENVGGSYYASSARDEVKSKGGTGCVFVDDRTRAVASAYGSFPTTVIDSKEAAEIFSYLNSTKDPVATILPTATVEKFTPAPAVAYFSSRGPSSLTRSILKPDITAPGVSILAAWTGNDSSISLEGKPASQYNVISGTSMAAPHVSAVASLIKSQHPTWGPSAIRSAIMTTATQTNNDKGLITTETGATATPYDSGAGELSSTASMQPGLVYETTETDYLNFLCYYGYNVTTIKAMSKAFPENFTCPADSNLDLISTINYPSIGISGFKGNGSKTVTRTVTNVGEDGEAVYTVSVETPPGFNIQVTPEKLQFTKDGEKLTYQVIVSATASLKQDVFGALTWSNAKYKVRSPIVISSESSRTN; encoded by the exons ATGGGATCAGCTTCCTCTGCTGCAAACGCTAATAGAGCTCAAATACTCATAAACACCATGTTTAAAAG gAGAGCAAACGATCTTCTCCACACATATAAGCATGGCTTCTCAGGTTTTGCAGCTCGTTTGACAGCAGAAGAGGCCAAGGTCATAGCCAAGAAACCGGGAGTGGTTTCAGTTTTTCCTGACCCACACTTCCAGCTTCATACAACTCATTCATGGGACTTTCTCAAGTACCAAACATCAGTAAAGGTCGATTCCGGTCCACCTTCATCAGCCTCAGATGGATCATATGATAGCATTGTCGGAATTCTTGACACAG gGATATGGCCAGAGTCAGAGAGTTTCAATGACAAAGACATGGGTCCAATTCCGTCTCGGTGGAAAGGTACATGCATGGAAGCAAAGGACTTCAAGTCTTCCAACTGTAACAG AAAGATCATTGGAGCAAGATACTACAAAAATCCTGATGATGATTCAGAATACTATACCACAAGGGATGTCATCGGTCACGGTTCTCATGTGTCCTCCACCATAGCTGGATCTGCCGTGGAGAATGCTTCCTACTATGGTGTAGCTTCCGGGACTGCAAAGGGAGGTTCACAAAACGCTAGAATCGCTATGTACAAAGTATGCAATCCAGGGGGATGCACTGGCTCCTCTATCTTAGCTGCTTTCGATGATGCAATCGCAGATGGAGTTGATGTTCTATCTCTGTCTCTTGGAGCTCCAGCATACGCTCGCATCGACTTGAACACTGATCCTATTGCCATTGGAGCGTTTCACGCGGTGGAGCAAGGAATCTTGGTGATCTGCTCTGCGGGTAATGATGGACCTGATGGCGGTACAGTTACTAATACTGCACCTTGGATAATGACCGTTGCTGCCAACACTATTGATAGAGACTTTGAGTCTGATGTTGTACTAGGCGGCAATAAAGTCATCAAG GGTGAAGGTATACACTTTTCAAACGTTAGTAAATCTCCTGTGTATCCTCTGATTCATGGCAAGTCTGCTAAGAGCGCTGATGCATCAGAAGGATCAGCcag GGCCTGTGACTCTGATTCTCTAGATCAAGAGAAGGTAAAAGGGAAGATTGTGTTATGCGAGAACGTTGGTGGATCATATTATGCATCATCCGCTAGGGACGAGGTGAAGAGCAAAGGAGGTACTGGTTGCGTCTTTGTAGATGACAGAACTAGAGCAGTTGCTAGTGCTTATGGTAGCTTTCCTACTACCGTAATTGACTCAAAGGAAGCAGCTGAGATCTTCTCCTACCTCAACTCAACCAA AGATCCTGTTGCAACAATTCTTCCCACTGCAACAGTTGAAAAGTTCACACCTGCCCCTGCTGTtgcatatttttcttccaGAGGACCTTCAAGCCTCACAAGAAGCATTCTCAAA CCTGACATTACCGCACCAGGAGTCTCGATACTCGCTGCATGGACTGGAAACGACTCAAGCATTTCACTGGAAGGCAAGCCGGCTTCTCAGTATAACGTCATATCAGGAACTTCCATGGCAGCTCCTCATGTTTCAGCTGTTGCATCTCTGATCAAATCACAGCATCCCACATGGGGTCCATCCGCGATCAGATCAGCAATTATGACAACAG CGACTCAAACAAACAACGACAAAGGTCTTATAACAACAGAAACTGGTGCAACAGCCACACCTTATGACTCTGGAGCAGGAGAACTAAGCTCAACAGCATCAATGCAACCAGGACTAGTTTACGAGACTACTGAAACTGACTACCTGAACTTTCTCTGTTACTATGGATATAACGTAACCACAATAAAGGCTATGTCAAAAGCTTTTCCAGAGAATTTTACTTGCCCTGCAGATTCCAACTTAGACTTGATCTCCACCATCAATTACCCGTCAATTGGAATCTCTGGATTCAAAGGAAATGGTAGCAAGACAGTTACAAGAACAGTGACCAATGTTGGTGAGGACGGTGAGGCGGTTTACACAGTCAGCGTGGAAACACCACCAGGGTTTAACATTCAAGTGACGCCAGAAAAACTCCAATTTACAAAAGATGGTGAGAAGTTGACATACCAGGTGATAGTGTCTGCTACTGCTTCACTTAAGCAAGATGTATTTGGGGCTCTTACTTGGTCTAATGCCAAGTACAAGGTCAGAAGCCCAATTGTAATTAGTAGCGAGAGTAGCCGCACAAACTGA